Proteins from a single region of Urocitellus parryii isolate mUroPar1 chromosome 4, mUroPar1.hap1, whole genome shotgun sequence:
- the LOC113181062 gene encoding olfactory receptor 1J21-like produces MRRDNQSSVSEFLLLGLPIQPEQQGMYYALFLGMYLTTVLGNLLIILLIRLDSRLHTPMYFFLSHLALTDISFSSVTAPKMLMNMLTHTQSISYVGCISQVYFFLFFADLDSFLLTSMAYDRYVAICHPLHYTTIMSQNLCFLLVIGSWVLSFAGALVHTLLLARLSFCGDNTIHHFFCDLSALVKLSSSDTTINELVIFIVGSMVITLPFICVLVSYGHIGATILRRPSIKGICKAFSTCGSHLSVVSLYYGAIIGLYFVPSSNSNKDKDVIVSVLYTLVTPMLNPFIYSLRNRDMKGALRNILRRGTFSA; encoded by the coding sequence atgaggaggGATAATCAGAGCAGTGTGTCCGAGTtcctcctcctggggctccccaTCCAGCCAGAGCAGCAAGGCATGTACTACGCCCTGTTCCTTGGCATGTACCTGACCACggtgctggggaacctgctcatcatcctgctCATCAGGCTGGACTCTcgcctccacacccccatgtacttcttcctcagccaCTTGGCCCTCACTGACATCTCTTTCTCCTCAGTCACAGCTCCAAAGATGCTCATGAACATGCTGACGCACACTCAATCCATCTCCTATGTTGGGTGCATTTCCCaggtatattttttcttattttttgcagATCTCGACAGCTTCCTTCTGACCTCAATGGCCTATGACAgatatgtggccatctgtcaccctCTCCACTACACCACCATCATGAGTCAgaacctctgtttcctcctaGTAATTGGGTCCTGGGTCTTGTCCTTTGCTGGTGCCCTTGTTCACACCCTCCTCCTAGCCCGTCTGTCCTTCTGTGGAGACAACACCATTcaccacttcttctgtgacctCTCTGCCTTAGTGAAGCTCTCCAGCTCAGACACCACCATTAATGAGCTAGTTATCTTTATTGTAGGGTCAATGGTCATCACTCTGCCATTCATATGTGTTCTGGTCTCTTATGGCCACATTGGGGCCACCATCCTGAGAAGACCCTCCATCAAGGGCATCTGCAAAGCCTTCTCCACATGTGGCTCCCACCTCTCTGTGGTTTCTCTGTACTATGGAGCCATTATTGGACTTTACTTTGTCCCCTCATCCAATAGCAATAAAGACAAAGATGTCATTGTGTCTGTGCTGTACACtctggtcacccccatgctgaatcccttcatctacagtctgaggaatCGGGATATGAAAGGAGCTCTGAGGAACATCCTCAGGAGAGGAACATTTTCAGCATGA